A genome region from Macaca nemestrina isolate mMacNem1 chromosome 20, mMacNem.hap1, whole genome shotgun sequence includes the following:
- the LOC112426069 gene encoding olfactory receptor 7E24-like, with protein MYFFLSNLSLADIGFTSTTVPKTIVDIQTHSSVISYVGCLTQMSLFTLFGCMEDMLLAVMAYDRFVAICHPLHYPVIMNPRLCGFLVLVSFLLSLVESQLHNFTVFQFTCFKDVDISSLFCDPSQLLSLACSDTFLNNIVMYFGASIFGFLPISGVLYFYYKIISSVLRVASLGGRYKVFSTCGSHLTVVCLFYGTGLGMYLS; from the coding sequence ATGTACTTCTTCCTCTCCAACCTGTCCTTGGCTGACATCGGTTTCACCTCCACCACCGTCCCCAAGACAATCGTGGACATCCAAACTCACAGCAGCGTCATCTCCTATGTGGGCTGCCTGACACAGATGTCGCTTTTTACCCTTTTTGGATGCATGGAAGACATGCTTCTGGCTGTGATGGCTTATGACCGGTTCGTAGCCATCTGTCACCCCCTGCACTACCCAGTTATCATGAACCCACGCCTCTGTGGCTTCTTAGTTTTGGTGTCTTTTCTTCTTAGCCTGGTGGAATCCCAGCTGCACAATTTCACTGTGTTCCAATTCACCTGCTTCAAGGATGTGGAcatctcttctctcttctgtgaCCCTTCTCAACTCCTCAGCCTTGCCTGTTCTGACACCTTCCTCAATAACATAGTCATGTATTTCGGTGCTTCCATATTTGGGTTTCTTCCTATTTCTGGGGTCCTCTACttctattataaaattatttcctccGTTTTGAGAGTTGCATCATTAGGTGGGAGATACAAAGTCTTCTCCACCTGTGGTTCTCACCTGACagttgtttgcttattttatggAACAGGCCTTGGCATGTACCTCAGTTAA
- the LOC105486965 gene encoding olfactory receptor 7E24-like, which yields MAQQRGSAAQCPSYTEPQNLTGVSEFLLLGLLEDPELQPIFTALFLSMYLITVLGNLLIILAIGSDSHLHTPMYFFLSILSLADIGFTSTTVPKMIVDIQSHSTVISYAGCLTQMSSFVLFACMEDMLLTVMAYDRFVAICHPLLYPVIMTPHLCVFLVLASFFLSLLHSQLHNLIVLQFTCFKNVEIPNFFCDPSQLLNLACSDSIINNIFVYLDSTIFGFLPTSGILLSYYKILSSILRIPSSDGRFKAFSTCGSHLAVVCLFYGTGVGVYLTSAVSPSPRNAVVASVMYAVVIPMLNPFIYSLRNRDIQSALWRLHSRTV from the exons ATGGCCCAGCAGAGGGGAAGCGCAGCTCA GTGTCCAAGTTACACAGAGCCACAGAATCTCACAGGTGTCTCAGAATTCCTCCTCCTGGGACTCTTAGAGGATCCAGAACTGCAGCCCATCTTCACCGCGCTGTTCCTGTCTATGTACCTGATCACGGTGCTGGGGAACCTGCTCATCATCCTGGCCATCGGCTCTGACTCCCACCTCCACACCCCCATGTACTTCTTCCTCTCCATCCTGTCCTTGGCTGACATCGGTTTCACCTCCACTACGGTCCCCAAGATGATTGTGGACATCCAATCTCATAGCACAGTCATCTCCTATGCGGGCTGCCTGACTCAGATGTCTTCCTTTGTCCTTTTTGCATGTATGGAAGACATGCTCCTCACTGTGATGGCCTATGACCGGTTTGTAGCCATCTGTCACCCCCTACTCTACCCAGTCATCATGACTCCTCACCTCTGTGTCTTCCTAGTTTTGGCGTCTTTTTTCCTTAGCCTGTTGCATTCCCAGCTGCACAACTTGATTGTGTTACAATTTACCTGCTTCAAGAATGTGGAAATCCCTAATTTTTTCTGTGACCCATCTCAGCTTCTCAACCTTGCCTGCTCTGACAGCATCATCAATAACATATTCGTATATTTAGATAGTACTATATTTGGTTTTCTTCCCACTTCAGGGATCCTTTTGTCTTACTATAAAATTCTCTCCTCCATTCTAAGAATTCCATCATCAGATGGGAGATTTAAAGCCTTCTCCACCTGTGGCTCTCACCTGGCagttgtttgcttattttatggAACGGGCGTTGGTGTGTACCTGACATCAGCTGTGTCACCGTCTCCCAGGAATGCTGTGGTGGCATCAGTGATGTATGCTGTGGTCATCCCCATGCTGAACCCCTTCATCTACAGCCTGAGAAACAGGGACATTCAAAGTGCCCTGTGGAGGCTGCACAGCAGAACAGTCTAA
- the LOC105486960 gene encoding olfactory receptor 7E24-like: MAQQRQSVAHCPNHADPRNLTGVSEFLLLELSEDPELQPVLAGLFLSMYLVTVLGNLLIILAISSDSHLHTPMYFFLSNLSLADIGFTSTTVPKVIVDIQTHSRVISYVGCLTQMSLFAVFGGMEDMLLSVMAYDRFVAICYPLYYPVIMNPCFCGFLVLLSFFLSLLDSQLHNWIALQITCFKDVEIPNFFCDPSQLPHLACCDTFTNNIVMYFLAAIFGFLPILGILFSYYKIVSSILRVPSSGGRYKAFSTCGSHLSVVCLFYGTGVGGYLSSDVSSYPRKGAVASVMYTVVTPMLNPFIYSLRNRDIQSALRRLQGRIL, from the exons ATGGCCCAGCAGAGGCAAAGCGTGGCTCA TTGTCCAAACCATGCAGATCCACGGAATCTCACAGGTGTCTCAGAATTCCTCCTCCTGGAACTCTCAGAGGATCCAGAACTGCAGCCTGTCCTCGCTGGGCTGTTCCTGTCCATGTACCTGGTCACGGTGCTGGGGAACCTCCTCATCATCCTGGCCATCAGCTCTGACTCCCACCTCCACACCCCCATGTACTTCTTCCTCTCCAACCTGTCCTTGGCTGACATCGGTTTCACCTCCACCACCGTCCCCAAGGTGATTGTGGACATCCAAACTCACAGCAGAGTCATCTCCTATGTGGGCTGCCTGACTCAGATGTCGCTTTTTGCCGTTTTTGGAGGCATGGAAGACATGCTCCTGAGTGTGATGGCTTATGACCGGTTTGTGGCCATTTGTTACCCTCTGTATTATCCAGTCATCATGAACCCATGTTTCTGTGGCTTCCtagttttgttgtctttttttctcagtcttttaGACTCCCAGCTGCACAACTGGATTGCCTTACAAATTACCTGCTTCAAAGATGTGGAAATTCCCAATTTCTTCTGTGACCCCTCTCAGCTCCCCCACCTTGCCTGTTGTGACACCTTCACCAATAACATAGTCATGTATTTCCTTGCtgccatatttggttttcttCCCATCTTGGGGATCCTTTTCTCTTATTATAAAATTGTTTCCTCCATTCTGCGGGTTCCATCATCAGGTGGGAGGTATAAAGCCTTCTCCACCTGTGGCTCTCACCTGTCagttgtttgcttattttatggAACAGGCGTTGGAGGGTACCTCAGTTCAGACGTGTCCTCTTATCCCAGAAAGGGTGCAGTGGCCTCAGTGATGTACACGGTGGTCACCCCCATGCTGAACCCCTTCATCTACAGCCTGAGGAACAGGGACATTCAAAGTGCCCTGCGGCGGCTGCAAGGCAGAATACTCTAA